Proteins from one Amycolatopsis benzoatilytica AK 16/65 genomic window:
- a CDS encoding ABC transporter permease: MAAPLEVPEPAGEPALVRPGEAIQSRSLRQIAWMRLKRDRVAIAGGCVVLLLIAAALLAPLLVGWFGHPPTQFQETLVDPDLQVPKGAFGGISADNLLGVEPVNGRDLFSRVLYGSRISLLIAFLATALSVVLGTVLGVVAGYFGGWADTLISRTMDVFLAFPLLLFAIALAGVVPDHAFGFSGDSLRVGLLIFIIGFFSWPYIGRIIRGQTLSLREREFVDAARSLGARGPYILFRELLPNLAAPILVYSTLLIPANVLFEAALSFLGVGIRPPTPTWGGMLADAAHYYQIDPEFMLVPGLAIFVTVLSFNLFGDGLRDALDPRAR; this comes from the coding sequence ATGGCAGCTCCACTGGAAGTCCCTGAACCGGCGGGCGAGCCCGCGCTCGTCCGCCCCGGAGAAGCCATCCAGAGCCGATCTCTGCGGCAGATCGCCTGGATGCGGCTCAAGCGCGACCGGGTGGCGATAGCCGGCGGCTGCGTCGTCCTGCTGCTCATCGCCGCCGCGCTGCTGGCCCCGCTGCTCGTCGGGTGGTTCGGCCACCCGCCGACGCAATTCCAGGAAACCTTGGTCGACCCGGATCTCCAGGTGCCCAAAGGCGCGTTCGGCGGCATCAGCGCGGACAACCTGCTGGGCGTCGAGCCGGTCAACGGCCGGGACTTGTTCAGCCGGGTCCTGTACGGCTCGCGGATTTCCCTGCTGATCGCGTTCCTGGCGACCGCGCTGTCGGTCGTCCTCGGCACCGTTCTCGGTGTCGTCGCGGGCTATTTCGGCGGCTGGGCGGACACGCTGATCAGCCGGACGATGGACGTCTTCCTCGCGTTTCCGTTGCTGCTCTTCGCGATCGCGCTCGCCGGGGTGGTTCCCGACCACGCGTTCGGGTTCAGCGGGGACAGCCTGCGCGTCGGATTGCTGATCTTCATCATCGGCTTCTTCAGCTGGCCCTACATCGGCCGCATCATCCGCGGGCAGACGTTGTCGCTGAGAGAAAGGGAATTCGTGGACGCCGCGCGCAGCCTGGGCGCGCGCGGGCCCTACATCCTGTTCCGGGAACTGCTGCCGAACCTGGCCGCCCCGATCCTGGTGTACTCGACCTTGCTGATCCCGGCCAACGTGCTTTTCGAAGCCGCGTTGTCGTTCCTCGGCGTCGGAATCCGGCCGCCCACTCCGACCTGGGGCGGCATGCTCGCCGACGCCGCGCACTACTACCAGATCGACCCGGAATTCATGCTCGTGCCGGGTCTCGCCATTTTCGTCACCGTCCTGTCGTTCAACCTTTTCGGCGACGGACTGCGTGATGCGCTCGACCCGCGGGCGCGCTGA
- a CDS encoding shikimate dehydrogenase gives MPPDRVAPGPLRTGLIGSGIGPSLSPALHEREARELGLECTYTRFDLDVLGVPADAVGDLVAQARAEGRSGVNVTHPAKQLVIPHLDELSPDAAAIGAVNTVVFDGRRTVGHNTDWSGFRDGFVTGLPAAPLARVVLLGAGGAGAAAAHALLSLGAGSLAVLDTDSARAVRLADELTARFGAGRARGGGVADLERRLAEADGLVHATPVGMAGHPGLPLPMSLLRAELWVAEIVYRPLETPLLRAARSLGCRTLDGGRMAVHQAAAALKLFCGREPDPERMLRHLTELIDAETAGGTSRVA, from the coding sequence ATGCCCCCCGACCGCGTTGCGCCCGGCCCGCTGCGGACCGGTCTGATCGGGAGCGGGATCGGCCCGTCGCTCTCCCCCGCGCTGCACGAGCGCGAGGCGCGCGAACTCGGGCTGGAGTGCACCTACACCCGGTTCGATCTCGACGTGCTCGGCGTGCCGGCCGACGCGGTCGGCGATCTGGTCGCCCAGGCTCGCGCCGAGGGCCGGTCCGGCGTCAACGTCACGCATCCGGCCAAGCAACTCGTGATCCCGCACCTGGACGAGCTGTCTCCGGACGCGGCGGCGATCGGCGCGGTCAACACCGTCGTCTTCGACGGACGTCGCACGGTCGGGCACAACACCGACTGGTCCGGCTTCCGCGACGGCTTCGTCACCGGACTGCCCGCTGCGCCGCTGGCTCGCGTGGTGCTCCTGGGCGCGGGCGGAGCAGGCGCGGCCGCCGCGCACGCGCTGCTGAGCCTCGGCGCCGGTTCGCTCGCCGTACTCGACACCGATTCCGCCCGGGCAGTCCGGCTCGCCGACGAGCTCACCGCACGATTCGGGGCCGGGCGCGCACGGGGCGGCGGCGTCGCCGATCTCGAACGCCGGCTTGCCGAAGCCGACGGATTGGTGCACGCGACGCCGGTCGGGATGGCCGGACATCCCGGCTTGCCGCTGCCGATGTCGTTGCTGCGCGCGGAACTCTGGGTCGCCGAGATCGTCTACCGGCCCCTGGAAACGCCACTGCTGCGCGCCGCCCGCTCGCTCGGCTGCCGCACGCTCGACGGCGGGCGGATGGCGGTGCACCAAGCGGCTGCCGCGCTGAAACTGTTCTGCGGCCGGGAACCGGACCCGGAAAGAATGCTGCGCCACCTCACCGAGCTGATCGACGCCGAAACCGCCGGAGGCACCAGCCGTGTCGCATGA
- a CDS encoding ABC transporter permease, whose translation MVTFLIRRSVAAVFMLFVVSVATFAIFFFIPRLAGASADDLASRYVGKTAGPQQIHEMAQKLGFTDPLWVQYGRFAKGLVAGSDYSTGPVTVHCPAPCFGYSFITQNPVLPELLQRLPVTLSLAVGAAVLWLVFGVATGVVSALRPGSAFDRIAMGTALAGVSLPIFFTGLLALSIFAYTLRIFPGGSSYTPITQNPALWAYDLVLPWITLAFLYAAGYARLTRAGMLETMREDFIRTARAKGLPERTVVLKHGLRSALTPILTIFGLDLGLLLGGAVLTESTYSLPGIGQYAVQAITTNDLPKVLGVTLMAAIFIIVANLVVDLMYAVVDPRVRYQ comes from the coding sequence GTGGTCACATTCCTGATCCGGCGGTCGGTCGCCGCGGTGTTCATGCTGTTCGTGGTGAGCGTCGCGACGTTCGCGATCTTTTTCTTCATCCCGCGTCTCGCCGGTGCGTCGGCGGACGACCTCGCGTCGCGCTACGTCGGCAAAACCGCCGGCCCGCAGCAGATCCACGAGATGGCGCAGAAGCTCGGCTTCACCGATCCGCTGTGGGTGCAGTACGGCCGGTTCGCGAAAGGGCTCGTGGCCGGGTCCGACTACAGCACCGGCCCGGTCACCGTGCACTGCCCGGCGCCGTGCTTCGGCTATTCGTTCATCACCCAGAACCCGGTGCTGCCGGAACTGCTCCAGCGCCTGCCGGTCACGTTGTCGCTCGCGGTCGGCGCGGCGGTGCTCTGGCTCGTGTTCGGCGTGGCGACCGGGGTGGTCTCCGCGCTGCGCCCCGGCAGCGCCTTCGACCGGATCGCGATGGGGACCGCACTGGCCGGCGTGTCGCTGCCGATCTTCTTCACCGGCCTGCTGGCGCTGTCGATCTTCGCCTACACGCTGCGGATCTTCCCGGGCGGCAGCAGCTACACCCCGATCACGCAGAACCCGGCGTTGTGGGCTTACGACCTGGTGCTGCCGTGGATCACGCTGGCGTTCCTGTATGCCGCCGGGTACGCCCGGCTCACCCGGGCGGGAATGCTCGAAACGATGCGGGAGGACTTCATCCGGACCGCGCGGGCGAAGGGCCTGCCGGAACGGACCGTGGTGCTCAAGCACGGCCTGCGGTCCGCGCTCACCCCTATCCTGACCATCTTCGGGCTCGACCTGGGGCTGCTGCTCGGCGGCGCGGTGCTGACCGAGAGCACCTACTCGCTGCCCGGCATCGGCCAGTACGCGGTGCAGGCCATCACCACCAACGACCTGCCGAAGGTACTGGGCGTGACGCTGATGGCGGCGATCTTCATCATCGTCGCGAACCTGGTGGTGGACCTCATGTACGCGGTCGTCGACCCGAGGGTGAGGTACCAGTGA
- a CDS encoding ABC transporter substrate-binding protein, translating into MKHRRTSTILALGATAVLAACGGGGGPGQPGPPGSQAGFNAGVGHVFNPSTAKGGTLRVANAGDWDSLDPADTYYGYSWDFIRLYGRPLVMFAPAPGAQGAKLVPDLAQTLGVPSDNAKTWTYKLRPGVKFEDGTAVTSKDVKYAVERSLDKTTFPNGPTYFNDFLALQGYKSPYSDPDPNKLGLKAIDTPDDQTIVFHLNQTFAGFDYFAQLPSTIPVPRAKDTGTKYKEHVVSSGPYMFQTNNLGKNFALVRNPNWDPATDPNRKALPDRIEVQLNVNADDIDNRLLSGDLDVDVAGTGVQPAAQGRILADPALKARADSATVARLWYTAINGDVAPLDNIHCRRAVEYAADKVAYQNAYGGPTGGQIATNLMPPVIPGAQANNPYPPGPDNHGDVAKAKQELAACGQAGGFSTGLSYRAERPKEKATAEALQQSLAKAGITVTLKPYPAGDYYKLYAGKPDYAKANGLGLMITGWGADWPDGFGFLSQIVDSRVIRASGGNTNLSVKDPAVDALIDKALATTDTPAREKVWAQIDAKVMDDAYILPGIWAKGLLYRPPNLTNVFVTDGFQMYDYLTLGVKK; encoded by the coding sequence ATGAAGCACCGGAGAACCAGCACGATTCTCGCGCTCGGCGCGACGGCCGTCCTCGCGGCCTGCGGAGGCGGCGGAGGGCCCGGCCAGCCTGGCCCGCCCGGTTCGCAGGCCGGGTTCAACGCGGGCGTGGGCCACGTGTTCAACCCGTCGACCGCGAAGGGCGGGACTCTGCGCGTGGCGAACGCCGGCGACTGGGACTCGCTCGACCCGGCCGACACCTACTACGGGTACTCGTGGGACTTCATCCGGCTGTACGGGCGGCCGCTGGTGATGTTCGCGCCCGCGCCCGGCGCGCAGGGCGCGAAACTGGTTCCGGACCTCGCGCAGACGCTGGGCGTGCCCAGCGACAACGCGAAGACCTGGACCTACAAGCTGCGCCCCGGGGTGAAGTTCGAGGACGGCACCGCGGTCACGTCGAAGGACGTCAAGTACGCGGTCGAACGATCGCTGGACAAGACCACCTTCCCGAACGGGCCGACCTACTTCAACGACTTCCTGGCGCTGCAGGGCTACAAGAGCCCCTACTCCGATCCGGACCCGAACAAACTGGGCCTCAAGGCGATCGACACCCCGGACGATCAGACCATCGTCTTCCACTTGAACCAGACGTTCGCCGGATTCGACTACTTCGCCCAGCTGCCGTCCACGATCCCGGTGCCCCGGGCGAAGGACACCGGGACCAAGTACAAGGAACACGTCGTGTCCTCCGGCCCGTACATGTTCCAGACCAACAACCTCGGCAAGAACTTCGCGCTCGTGCGCAACCCGAACTGGGACCCGGCGACCGACCCGAACCGCAAGGCGCTGCCGGACCGGATCGAAGTGCAGCTCAACGTGAACGCCGACGACATCGACAACCGGCTGCTGTCGGGCGACCTCGACGTCGACGTGGCCGGCACCGGCGTGCAGCCGGCCGCGCAGGGCCGGATCCTCGCCGACCCGGCGCTGAAGGCGCGCGCGGACTCCGCGACCGTGGCCCGGCTCTGGTACACCGCGATCAACGGCGACGTGGCTCCGCTGGACAACATCCACTGCCGCCGGGCCGTCGAGTACGCGGCCGACAAGGTCGCTTACCAGAACGCGTACGGCGGGCCGACCGGCGGCCAGATCGCGACCAACCTGATGCCGCCGGTGATCCCCGGCGCGCAGGCGAACAACCCTTACCCGCCAGGCCCGGACAACCACGGCGACGTCGCGAAGGCGAAGCAGGAACTGGCGGCCTGCGGCCAGGCAGGCGGGTTCTCGACCGGACTGTCCTACCGGGCCGAGCGTCCCAAGGAGAAGGCGACCGCGGAAGCGTTGCAGCAGTCGTTGGCCAAGGCCGGCATCACCGTCACGCTGAAGCCCTATCCTGCGGGCGACTATTACAAGCTGTACGCCGGAAAGCCGGACTACGCGAAGGCGAACGGACTCGGCCTGATGATCACCGGCTGGGGCGCGGACTGGCCGGACGGGTTCGGCTTCCTGAGCCAGATCGTCGACAGCCGGGTCATCCGGGCCTCGGGCGGCAACACCAACCTGTCGGTCAAGGACCCGGCGGTGGACGCGCTGATCGACAAGGCGCTCGCCACCACGGACACCCCGGCGCGCGAGAAGGTCTGGGCGCAGATCGACGCCAAGGTGATGGACGACGCGTACATCCTGCCCGGCATCTGGGCGAAGGGACTGCTCTACCGGCCGCCGAACCTGACGAACGTGTTCGTCACCGACGGTTTCCAGATGTATGACTACCTCACGCTGGGCGTGAAGAAGTAA
- a CDS encoding oligopeptide/dipeptide ABC transporter ATP-binding protein: protein MLAVSGLRKHFPVRRGVLRRTVAAVHAVDGIEFSVARGETLSLVGESGCGKTTTGRLLTRLLEPSEGRIVFDGRDITHLPARRMRPVRRDIQMIFQDPYSSLNPRHTVGTIVGAPFRLQGVEPPQGVKRAVQELLELVGLSPEHYNRYPHEFSGGQRQRIGIARTLALRPKLIVADEPVSALDVSIQAQVINLLEDLQDELDLTYVMIAHDLSVVRHMSDRVAVMYLGKIVELAPGPDLYGRPMHPYTVTLLSAVPAPDPARRRRSARVKPKGEPPDPIDPPRACRFHPRCWKAQEICRVDEPPLIERSDGHRVACHFPENAAS from the coding sequence ATGCTGGCCGTTTCGGGCCTACGCAAGCACTTCCCAGTCCGGCGCGGGGTGCTGCGCCGGACGGTCGCGGCGGTACACGCGGTCGACGGGATCGAGTTTTCCGTTGCCCGCGGCGAAACGCTCTCCCTGGTCGGCGAGTCGGGCTGCGGCAAGACCACGACCGGCCGCCTGCTCACCCGGCTGCTGGAACCGAGCGAGGGCCGGATCGTGTTCGACGGCCGCGACATCACGCATCTGCCCGCCCGCCGGATGCGGCCGGTGCGGCGCGACATCCAGATGATCTTCCAGGACCCGTACTCGTCGCTGAACCCGCGGCACACCGTCGGGACGATCGTCGGCGCGCCGTTCCGGCTGCAGGGCGTGGAACCGCCGCAGGGCGTCAAACGCGCCGTGCAGGAACTGCTCGAACTGGTCGGCCTCAGCCCGGAGCACTACAACCGGTACCCGCACGAGTTCTCCGGCGGCCAGCGGCAGCGGATCGGCATCGCGCGCACCCTCGCGCTGCGCCCGAAGCTGATCGTCGCGGACGAGCCGGTGTCGGCGCTGGACGTGTCCATCCAGGCGCAGGTGATCAATCTGCTGGAAGACCTCCAGGACGAGCTGGACCTGACCTACGTCATGATCGCGCACGACCTGTCCGTGGTGCGGCACATGTCCGACCGGGTCGCGGTGATGTACCTGGGCAAGATCGTCGAACTCGCGCCGGGCCCAGACCTCTACGGCAGACCGATGCACCCGTACACGGTCACGCTGCTTTCGGCGGTCCCGGCGCCGGATCCGGCGCGCCGGCGGAGGTCTGCCCGGGTCAAGCCGAAAGGCGAGCCGCCGGACCCGATCGATCCGCCGCGCGCCTGCCGGTTCCACCCGCGCTGCTGGAAGGCGCAGGAGATCTGCCGGGTCGACGAGCCGCCGCTGATCGAGCGTTCGGACGGACACCGGGTCGCGTGCCATTTCCCGGAGAACGCGGCCTCCTGA
- a CDS encoding ABC transporter ATP-binding protein — protein sequence MSVPRRREDLAADDDRLAPGAFLDVRELRVHFPTDDGLVKAVDGLSFQLDRGATLGIVGESGSGKSVTSLAIMGLHHGTRSVISGKVLLDGRDLVAATAEEVRRLRGRKMAMIFQDPLSSLHPYYTVGDQIVEAYRIHNKVGKAAARAHATELLDRVGIPHAKSRVDDYPHQFSGGMRQRVMIAMALSCDPELLIADEPTTALDVTVQAQILDLIQDLQREFDSAVIVITHDLGVVAEMADDILVMYAGRAAEYGSARVVFEEPQHPYTWGLLGSMPRLDRARTGRLLPIKGNPPSLINVPAGCAFHPRCGYAHLNGNRCYTAVPEMLDVGGGHEVACHLSGEQWSTIWHGEIGPKLRGERDE from the coding sequence GTGAGCGTTCCCCGGCGCCGCGAAGACCTCGCGGCGGACGACGACCGCCTGGCCCCCGGGGCCTTCCTCGACGTGCGCGAGCTGCGCGTGCATTTCCCCACCGACGACGGACTGGTCAAGGCGGTCGACGGGCTGTCGTTCCAGCTCGACCGGGGCGCGACGCTCGGCATCGTCGGAGAATCCGGGTCCGGCAAGAGCGTGACCAGCCTGGCCATCATGGGATTGCACCACGGAACGAGGTCGGTGATCTCCGGGAAGGTCCTGCTGGACGGCCGTGACCTGGTGGCCGCCACGGCGGAGGAGGTCCGGCGCCTGCGCGGGCGCAAGATGGCGATGATCTTCCAGGACCCGCTTTCGTCGCTGCACCCGTATTACACCGTGGGCGACCAGATCGTCGAGGCGTACCGGATCCACAACAAAGTCGGGAAGGCGGCCGCCCGCGCGCACGCGACAGAGCTGCTCGACCGCGTCGGCATCCCGCACGCCAAGTCCAGAGTGGACGATTACCCGCACCAGTTCTCCGGCGGGATGCGGCAGCGCGTGATGATCGCGATGGCGTTGTCCTGCGACCCGGAACTGCTGATCGCGGACGAACCGACCACCGCGCTCGACGTGACGGTACAGGCGCAGATCCTCGACCTCATCCAGGACCTGCAGCGCGAATTCGACTCGGCGGTCATCGTGATCACCCACGATCTCGGCGTGGTGGCGGAGATGGCGGACGACATCCTCGTGATGTACGCCGGGCGGGCCGCGGAGTACGGCTCGGCGCGCGTCGTGTTCGAGGAACCGCAGCATCCCTACACCTGGGGCCTGCTCGGCTCGATGCCCCGGCTCGACCGTGCGCGGACCGGTCGCCTGCTGCCCATCAAGGGCAATCCGCCCAGCCTGATCAACGTCCCGGCGGGCTGCGCGTTCCATCCCCGGTGCGGCTACGCCCACCTCAATGGGAACCGCTGCTACACGGCGGTACCGGAAATGCTGGACGTCGGCGGCGGGCACGAAGTCGCCTGCCATCTGAGCGGGGAGCAGTGGAGCACGATCTGGCACGGCGAAATCGGACCGAAGCTGCGAGGCGAGCGCGATGAGTGA
- a CDS encoding LLM class flavin-dependent oxidoreductase — protein sequence MRLGATLARLSPGPPIAIAEWARRLAGEGFQSLWTPQVIGRGFLVPDPFVALAAAATAVEHLEVGTATLQVPLHHPADLAHRILSLKSVCGDRLTLGVSPGSTDLDYAAFDRDYAARFRTFSENLPRLRRLLDRGRDEQADLAPPGEAGCPPLLLGSWGANVERAAREFDGWLASAYRRSADQIVDAHQRYRAAGGRRAIVCAIPLAADLGRTAETLHRYAAAGFDDAVVLIGPEGPDPARVRALLP from the coding sequence ATGCGGCTCGGCGCGACCCTCGCCCGGCTCAGTCCCGGACCGCCCATCGCGATCGCCGAGTGGGCGAGACGGCTGGCCGGAGAAGGCTTCCAGAGCCTGTGGACCCCGCAGGTGATCGGACGCGGTTTCCTGGTGCCGGACCCGTTCGTGGCACTGGCCGCCGCCGCGACCGCGGTCGAGCACCTCGAAGTCGGCACCGCCACCTTGCAGGTGCCGCTGCACCATCCCGCCGACCTCGCGCACCGGATCCTTTCGCTCAAATCGGTGTGCGGCGATCGTTTGACGCTCGGGGTCAGCCCCGGCTCGACCGATCTGGACTACGCAGCGTTCGACCGGGACTACGCTGCGCGCTTCCGGACCTTCTCGGAGAACCTTCCGCGCTTGCGCCGCCTGCTCGACCGCGGGCGGGACGAGCAAGCCGATCTCGCCCCGCCCGGGGAAGCGGGCTGCCCGCCGCTGCTCCTCGGCTCATGGGGCGCCAACGTCGAACGGGCCGCGCGCGAGTTCGACGGCTGGCTCGCGTCGGCCTACCGCCGCAGCGCTGACCAGATCGTCGATGCGCACCAGCGGTACCGGGCCGCCGGCGGCCGCCGGGCGATCGTGTGCGCGATCCCGCTGGCCGCCGACCTCGGAAGGACCGCCGAAACGCTGCACCGCTACGCCGCGGCGGGTTTCGACGACGCCGTGGTGCTGATCGGGCCGGAAGGCCCTGATCCGGCGCGCGTGCGGGCGCTGCTTCCGTGA
- a CDS encoding TetR/AcrR family transcriptional regulator: protein MSAEPSDAPERQRDAERTRAEILDVATGEFADRGYDGARVDEIAARTSTTKRMLYYYFGSKEGLYVAVLERAYQGIRALEQQLDVDHLDPARAMRALAELTFDHHESHPAFIRLVGIENIHHARHLRTSPILPGLAAPAVDVLAGILERGRTAGLFRDDVDALDVHMVISAFCVFRTANQHTFQVIFDRDLLDPARRDHYRRMLGDLVLEYLTAHVGRA, encoded by the coding sequence GTGAGCGCCGAGCCGTCCGACGCGCCGGAGCGGCAGCGAGACGCCGAACGCACCCGTGCCGAGATCCTCGACGTCGCGACCGGCGAGTTCGCCGACCGCGGGTACGACGGCGCCCGCGTCGACGAGATCGCCGCCCGCACCAGTACGACCAAGCGGATGCTCTACTACTACTTCGGCAGCAAGGAAGGTTTGTACGTCGCCGTCCTCGAGCGCGCCTACCAGGGCATCCGCGCGCTGGAGCAGCAGCTCGACGTGGACCACCTCGACCCGGCCCGGGCCATGCGCGCTCTCGCCGAGCTGACCTTCGACCACCACGAATCGCATCCCGCGTTCATCCGGCTGGTCGGCATCGAGAACATCCACCACGCGCGGCATCTGCGCACCTCGCCGATCCTGCCCGGCCTGGCCGCGCCCGCGGTCGACGTGCTCGCCGGCATCCTGGAGCGCGGGCGCACGGCCGGCCTGTTCCGCGACGACGTGGACGCGCTCGACGTGCACATGGTGATCAGCGCGTTCTGCGTGTTCCGGACCGCCAACCAGCACACCTTCCAGGTCATTTTCGATCGCGACCTGCTGGATCCCGCACGCCGCGACCATTACCGCCGCATGCTCGGAGACCTGGTTCTCGAGTACCTGACGGCGCACGTCGGGCGGGCCTGA
- a CDS encoding LppP/LprE family lipoprotein, with protein MTDSSPGNPAQWPNQPPAGPYRPCPYCAQPVLADAAQCPWCGSQLSQLAPSPPSARRFAVAAGLALGGVLVGVSPVVPWIKVVLLGDASMFDAASLPGNSLPFVLLPVALVVCGCAALISAFVLREGTAARATAFVLFAVAGVVGGLVLTRLLFAVSGSSGYVRVGVGPWFCLAGAVVLLAGAVVPPPRPASPPAPSAARTVFSSVACGIVLVLAALGLTAAVGVDRSSLATAESPATSPSPSSTSAPEPVLPAPETSTGPASSEPATSTGPAASEPQTTQAPAPATNDLAGAEAAVEAKGYRPYPGTAWERTGGLQVILGTVAESGDGYANRAFFFLDGRYLGTDTSADSAGIQQLWSTDDTVALSYEVYNAPDPMCCPTADAATVRYHWTGSRLVPLDAIPPADPAANHSRR; from the coding sequence ATGACCGATTCCAGTCCAGGCAACCCCGCACAGTGGCCGAACCAGCCTCCAGCCGGGCCGTACCGCCCCTGCCCGTACTGTGCGCAACCGGTCCTGGCGGACGCCGCGCAGTGCCCGTGGTGCGGAAGCCAGTTGAGCCAGCTGGCCCCTTCTCCCCCGTCCGCCCGGCGATTCGCCGTGGCGGCCGGACTGGCCCTCGGCGGCGTGCTCGTCGGGGTCTCGCCGGTTGTGCCGTGGATCAAGGTCGTTCTTCTCGGCGACGCGAGCATGTTCGACGCCGCGAGCCTGCCGGGCAATTCGCTGCCGTTCGTGCTGCTCCCCGTCGCACTGGTGGTTTGCGGGTGCGCCGCGCTGATCTCGGCATTCGTACTGCGCGAGGGCACCGCCGCCCGCGCGACCGCCTTCGTCCTGTTCGCCGTGGCGGGGGTGGTCGGCGGGCTGGTCCTCACCAGACTGCTGTTCGCCGTCTCCGGCTCATCCGGCTACGTCCGGGTCGGAGTGGGACCGTGGTTCTGCCTCGCCGGCGCGGTGGTCCTCCTCGCCGGGGCGGTGGTGCCGCCGCCGCGGCCGGCTTCCCCGCCCGCGCCTTCCGCCGCCCGAACCGTCTTCTCCTCCGTCGCCTGCGGGATCGTTCTCGTGCTGGCCGCGCTCGGACTGACTGCCGCCGTCGGGGTCGACCGCTCCAGTCTCGCCACCGCCGAGAGCCCGGCGACCAGTCCGAGCCCGTCGAGCACCTCCGCACCGGAACCGGTCCTGCCGGCACCGGAGACCAGCACCGGTCCAGCCAGCAGCGAGCCGGCCACGAGCACCGGGCCCGCCGCCAGCGAGCCGCAGACGACGCAGGCACCCGCGCCCGCGACCAACGACCTCGCCGGCGCGGAAGCCGCCGTCGAGGCGAAGGGATACCGCCCCTACCCGGGCACCGCATGGGAGCGGACCGGCGGTCTGCAAGTCATCCTCGGCACCGTCGCCGAATCCGGGGACGGCTACGCCAACCGAGCCTTCTTCTTCCTCGACGGGCGCTACCTCGGCACCGACACGTCAGCCGACAGCGCCGGCATCCAGCAGCTGTGGTCCACCGACGACACCGTCGCCCTGTCGTACGAGGTCTACAACGCACCGGACCCGATGTGCTGCCCCACCGCCGACGCCGCGACCGTCCGCTACCACTGGACCGGCAGCCGCTTGGTTCCGCTCGACGCGATTCCGCCGGCCGACCCCGCCGCGAACCACAGCCGCCGTTGA
- a CDS encoding MFS transporter — protein MDDAVARQGHDPASPGAARRTPRQAAVSSWIGSALEYYDFFIYGTAAALIFPKVFFPAGNGATATIASLATFGVAYVARPIGSFVLGHLGDTLGRKRVLLMTLLGMGAATFLIGVLPGYGTIGVAAPILLVALRLIQGLAVAGEQSSAGSVTLEHAPAGRRAYFTSFTLAGTQFGLILATAVFLPLSSMPTAELLSWGWRIPFLLSAAVTVAGWWIRRSMQESPEFAAERKRDAVPKAPLLVLLRHHTPDVLKIVVSALISVTSTIVSIYSLTYGVSTIGLSRGSMLWMVMLSNVVALAAIPLWGKAGDRFGRKPVFAVGALGVAVLIWPFIWAISQANVALVFALGILLSGVVYSAYGGVGYALWTEQFGTKVRMSGVAVGTQLGFALGGFAPSIAAALAGPGLKNWLPVAGLAAGAALAAGLAVLTMRETYRTPLTELGKRTPRAVGNDQAVAA, from the coding sequence GTGGACGACGCCGTCGCACGCCAGGGGCACGATCCCGCATCGCCGGGCGCGGCCCGCCGAACCCCCCGCCAGGCAGCCGTGTCCTCGTGGATCGGCAGTGCCCTGGAGTACTACGACTTCTTCATCTACGGCACCGCCGCAGCGCTGATCTTCCCTAAGGTGTTCTTCCCGGCCGGCAACGGCGCGACCGCGACGATCGCCTCGCTCGCGACCTTCGGGGTCGCCTATGTCGCCCGCCCGATCGGGTCGTTCGTCCTCGGGCATCTCGGCGACACCCTGGGGCGCAAGCGAGTGCTGCTCATGACGCTGCTCGGGATGGGCGCGGCGACCTTCCTGATCGGCGTCCTGCCCGGATACGGGACGATCGGCGTCGCGGCCCCGATCCTGCTGGTCGCACTGCGGCTGATCCAGGGGCTGGCGGTCGCCGGCGAACAGTCCAGCGCCGGATCCGTCACGCTGGAGCACGCACCGGCGGGCCGGCGCGCCTACTTCACCAGCTTCACGTTGGCGGGCACGCAATTCGGCCTGATCCTGGCGACCGCGGTGTTCCTCCCGCTGTCGTCCATGCCGACCGCCGAGCTGCTGTCCTGGGGCTGGCGGATCCCGTTCCTGCTCAGCGCCGCCGTCACGGTGGCCGGCTGGTGGATCCGGCGGTCGATGCAGGAGAGCCCGGAATTCGCCGCCGAGCGGAAGCGGGACGCGGTCCCGAAGGCGCCGCTGCTGGTGCTGCTGCGCCACCACACTCCCGACGTGCTCAAGATCGTGGTGAGCGCGCTGATCTCGGTCACCAGCACGATCGTCAGCATCTACTCGCTCACCTACGGGGTGTCCACGATCGGCCTGTCCCGCGGTTCGATGCTGTGGATGGTCATGCTGAGCAACGTGGTGGCGCTGGCGGCGATCCCGTTGTGGGGCAAGGCAGGCGACCGGTTCGGCCGCAAGCCGGTGTTCGCCGTCGGCGCGCTGGGCGTCGCGGTGCTGATCTGGCCGTTCATCTGGGCGATCAGCCAGGCGAACGTCGCGCTGGTGTTCGCGCTGGGGATTCTGCTTTCGGGCGTGGTGTACAGCGCCTACGGCGGGGTCGGCTACGCGCTCTGGACCGAGCAGTTCGGCACCAAGGTGCGGATGTCCGGGGTCGCGGTCGGCACGCAACTTGGCTTCGCACTGGGCGGCTTCGCGCCGTCGATCGCCGCTGCGCTCGCCGGTCCGGGTCTGAAGAACTGGCTTCCGGTCGCCGGCCTGGCCGCCGGTGCGGCTCTCGCGGCCGGGCTCGCGGTGCTGACCATGCGCGAGACCTACCGGACCCCGCTGACCGAGCTGGGAAAGCGGACTCCGCGGGCGGTTGGCAACGATCAGGCGGTGGCCGCCTGA